The segment AGCAGATCCCGTTCGTCCTGCTCATCCCGCATCACGCCTGGTGGACCGGGATGTTCAACCCACCCCCGCGGACCAGCGAGGTGTATTGCGACATCACCACGCCGGCCCGCTGGGAGGGTGACACCGTGCACATCATCGACCTGGACCTGGACGCGGTGCGGCGCCGCGAGACCGGCCTGGTCGAGCTGCGTGACGAGGACGAGTTCGAGGAGCACCGGAAGGCCTTCGGGTACCCGGACGACGTGGTCGCCAACGCGCACGCGGCGGCCCGGCAGCTGCTGGCGTCGCTCGGCGACGGCACCGAGCCGTTCGCCTCGCATTACCGCAAGCACCTGCTAGAGGTCACCCAGTAACACCTTCTCGGGGTTCTGCTGGTTGAAGAGCCCGGTGATCCGGCCGTCGTCGACCGCGACCGTGAGCACCGCGAGCAACTGCTCCCCGCTTGCCCGGACGCCGCGCAGCAGCACCGCGGCCGAGCCGTTGACCAGCACCGGCTCCACCTTGGCGTCGACCACGTCGGCCAGTTTGTTCTGCAGCAGCCCGACCCAGAACCGGGCCACCTTGTCGGCGCCGAACACCGGGTTGAGCGCGGTGCGGACCATGCCACCGCCGTCACTGACGGCCACCACATCGGGCGCGAGCACGGCGGCGAGCGTACGCATGTCCCCGCTCTGCGCCGCCATGAGGAAGGCGTTCAGCACCTTGCGCTGCTCGGCCAGCCCGGCGGTGTGCCGGATGCCGCCGTCGGAGGCGGCGCGCCGGGCGCGGGACGCGTGCTGCCGGGCGGCCGCCGGCGTGGTGTCGAGCACCTCGGCCACCTCGTCGAACGGCACGCCGAACGCGTCGTGCAGCACGAACGCCACGCGCTGTTCAGGGGTGAGCCGTTCCAGCACCACGAGCAGCGCCACGCTGACCTGGTCGGCGAGCTCGGCCCGGCCGGCCGGGTCCGCGTCCGGATCCACCACGTAGGTGGGCAGCCACTGGCCGGGGTACGCGGCTCGGCGTACCCGAGCGGAATTGAGCTGGTCCAGGCAGATGCGGGCGGTGACCGTGGTGAGCCAGCCCCGCACATCGCGGATCTCGTCCCGATGCTGCGCGTAGCGCAGCCAGGCCTCCTGCACAGCGTCCTCGGCCTCGGTCCGGTTGCCGAGCATCCGGTAGGCGACGGCCGTCAGATAGGAGCGCTGGGCCTCGAACTCGTCGACTGTCGCGGACGGCATAGGGGAATTCTGCGCGAGATTACCGGTCCGCGGGTATCACTTGTGCCACAGTATAAAACACCCATAAAGTACGAATCGGATGGTGCTTCGTGCAGGACATGGCGACTTTCGCGGGCAGCCTCGCCGGGCTCGCCGGGGCTGGAGGCGCGGTCTCGGTCGCGGTGTTGCGCCGATCCCGGCCCTGCATCGCCGCCGGGCATGCGCTCGTCGGGAACACCGACGTCGATCCGCTGCCCGCGGTGCTGAAGCTCGGCCTGGGCGGGATGACCGTGCCGGTGGTCGCCGGACCGCACGGCGAGCTCTTCCTCGGGCCCGGAGAACCGCAGCCCGGCCGCACCCTGCGCCGGCTCGTGCTGGCCCCGCTCTTCACCCGGGCGCAGGCCGGCGGCGGGCGCCTCTGGCCCGATCAGCAGACGCCGTTCCGGCTGGTCGTCGAGTTCGGCGGGACCAACCGGGACGCGGCGGCGCTGCTGCGCGCCTACCGGATGCTGGACCGGCAGCTGCGTGACCATGCCGCGCTGCTGAGCCGCTGCCGGGACGGGGTGCTGACACCGGGCGTGGTGACCGTGACCGTCTCCGGCATCGTGGACGCCCGCGAGTTGCTCGCCGCCCAGCCCGACCGGTACGCGTTCGCCGACGGCACCTTCGACGACCTGGGCTCCCGATCCGCGCCGCCGTGGCTGGTCCCGATGATCAGTGAGCCGTGGACCCGCCGGTTCGGCTGGGACGGGCTCGAACCGATCGCCGCCGAGGAACGTCACCACCTGCACGCGCTGGTCCGCGCGGCGCACGAGGACGGCCGCACGGTCCGGATCTCCGGGCTGCCGACCGGCTCCCGGCGGGTCCGCGCGGCCATCTGGACCGAGCTCGGGGCCGCCGGAGTCGATGTGATCGCCGACACCGACCACACCGGACTCGCCAAGCACCTGCGCCGTCACCCGGTCAGTGCCACGCCGCTGCCCGACCTGCCCACCAGGGCGGTACGCCGTTCCACCCCCCGCCCGAACGCGCCCCGGACAGCCAATCGTCACGAACCTGTTTAGTCACATGGCCAAGGGGTGAACAGCGTGGACCGATAGCATGCCCTCCGGATATTCAACCAACGCCCGCCGATCGAGGTCCGCGCCGTGAAGTTCTCATTCCGACCCGTCGAGGGTGCCTTCTACGAACTCTTCACCAAGGCTGCGCTCAATCTGGTGAAGGGCACCGAACTGCTGAACGAGCTGGCACTGCCCGGAGTGGACGTGCAGTCGGTCGCCGACCGGCTGAGCGATGTGGAGCACGACAGCGACTCGATCACGCACGAGCTCTACAAGAAGATCAACTCCACCTTCATCACCCCGTTCGACCGGGAGGACATCTACTCGCTGGGCTCGCAGCTCGACGACGTGATGGACCACCTGGAGGCGGCCGGCAACCTGCTCTACCTGTACGGGTTGACCGCCCTGCCGTCGCTGCCCCGGGAGATGCACGAGCTGGTGACCGTTCTCGACCAGCAGGCGAAGATCACCGCGGAGGCGATGCCCCGGCTGCGGTCGATGAAGGGTCTCGAGGAGTACTGGATCGAGATCAACCGGCTGGAGAACGACGGCGACCGGGCGTACCGGATGTTGCTGGTCCGCCTCTTCTCCGGCGAGTACGACGCCCTCACCGTGCTGAAGATGAAAGAGGTCGTCGACGAGCTCGAGGCCGCCTGCGACGCGTTCGAGCACGTGGCGAACACCGTCGAGACCATTGCGGTCAAGGAGTCCTAGGCCTTGGACGCCGCACTAATCGCCGTCATCGCGGTGATCATCGCCGCGATGGTGTTCGACTACACCAACGGGTTCCACGACGCGGCGAACGCGATCGCCACCAGCGTCAGCACCCGGGCCCTGACGCCACGGGTGGCCCTGCTGATGGCTGCGGTCGGCAACTTCATCGGCGCCCACCTGGGCACCGAGGTCGCCAAGACGGTCGGTGACGGGCTGGTCGACCTCCCGGTCGGTGTCCCCAGCCTGGGGGTGGTCTTCGCCGGCGTGGTCGGCGCCATCATCTGGAACCTGATCACCTGGTACTTCGGCCTGCCGTCGAGCTCGTCGCACGCCCTCTTCGGCGGTCTGGTCGGCGCCACCCTGGTCGCCTCGATCGGCGTCGTGCAGTGGGGCAACATCCTCACCAAGGTGCTCATCCCGATGGTGCTCTCGCCGGTGGTCGGCCTGATCCTCGGCTTCCTCATGATGGTCGCGATCATGTGGATCTTCCGGCGCGGCCACCCGGGCAAGCTGAACCGCGGGTTCCGGCACGCGCAGACCGCCTCGGCCGCCGCGATGTCGGTCGGGCACGGCATGCAGGACGCCGCGAAGACCATGGGCATCGTCGTGCTGGCCCTCTACACCGGCGGCTACCAGAGCGACTCGTCGCACATCCCGGAGTGGGTCTACTGGGCGTCGGCGACGATGCTGGCGGCCGGCACCTACTCCGGTGGCTGGCGGATCATCCGCACCCTGGGCCGGAAGATCATCGACCTGGGCCCGGCGGAAGGCTTCGCCGCGGAGACCGTGGCCAGCTCGGTGCTCTACTTCAACGCGCTGGTCCTGCACGCGCCGATCTCGACCACCCACACCATCACCTCGGCGATCATGGGTGTCGGCGCGACCAAGCGACTCAGCGCGGTGCGCTGGAACGTCGCGGGGAACATCGTGATCGCCTGGATCACGACCTTCCCCGCCGCCGCTCTGATCGCCTGCCTCGTCTACTTCGTGGTCCGCCCGCTGTTCAGCTAGTACAGGACGCCGATCTGGTCGCGCAGGCTGTCCAGCAACCCCATCACCTCGAGCGTGGTGTCGTGCGTCATCAGCGGGCTCTCCAGCTCGCCGGCGAGCAGGCTGCGCTGCACCTCGGCGGCCTCGAACTGATAACCGCTGCCCTCGAACGGCACCTCGAACGTCTCGGCGGCCTTGCCCGGCCGGTTCAGCACGAACGACCGGGGCACCATGAAGCCCTCGGGCAGGTCGATCCGGCCGTCGGTGCCGGTGATCGACGCGGCGTTCCGGCTGGCCCCGTTGATGCTGCAGGTCAGCGCGGCCACCGCCCCGGACTCGTAGCCGAGCAGCACACCGGTGTTCTCGTCCACCCGCTCCGGGGTCAGGTGCGCCCAGGCGTGTGCGGTCGACGGCGCGCCCAGGATCAGGTGCACCAGGTGGATCGGGTAGACGCCGAGGTCCAGCAGCGCGCCGCCACCCAGCAGCGGGTCACGCAGCCGGTGCGACGCGGCGAACGGGCCCTGCAGGCCGAAATCGGCGTGGATCGCGCTGACCGAACCGATCGCGCCGTCCGCCACCAGCTGGGCGATCTGCCGGATCGCCGGGTTGAGGCGCATCCACATCGCCTCCATGAGGAACACCCCCCGGGTACGCGCAGCCTGCACCAGCTGTGCCGTCGAGGCCAGATCCAGCGTGATCGGCTTCTCCACCAGCACCGCCTTGCCGGCCTCCACGCAGAGCATCGCCCCCTCGAAGTGGAAGGCGTGCGGGGTCGCCACATAGACGACGTCCACCCCGGGGTCGGCGGCTAGTTCCGCGTACGAGCCGTGCGCCCGGGCGAAGCCGTGCCGCTCCGCGAACGCCTCCGCGGTGGCCAGGGAGCGCGAGCCGACGGCGGCGAGTTCCGCGCCCGGCACCAGCGGCAGGTCGGCGGCAAAGGTGCTGGCTATCCCGCCGGGGCCGAGAATGCCCCAGCGCACGTTCTGTCCGTTCATGATCGATACGGTATCGCCCTGAGCGCGCCCGGTGGCAGGATCGACCGGTGACCGAATCGACGCCGCTTCCGTCCGAACCCCTCCTGCTACCCGCCGCGATGCTGCAGCGGGCGCGCGATTTCACCGGCCCGCCCGCGGCGGCCCGTCCGGCGGCCACCGTGGTCCTTCTCCGCCCGCACGGTGATGCCTTTCAGGTGTACGTCCTACGCCGCGCCACCACGATGGTCTTCGGCGGCGTGTACGCGTTCCCCGGCGGCGCGGTCGACCCGTCCGACCGCCCCTCCACGATCCACGACGACTGGGCCGCTCGCCTGGGCGTCCCGGACGACCAGGCCCGGGCCGTGGTCGG is part of the Actinoplanes sp. NBC_00393 genome and harbors:
- a CDS encoding Gfo/Idh/MocA family protein, with the translated sequence MNGQNVRWGILGPGGIASTFAADLPLVPGAELAAVGSRSLATAEAFAERHGFARAHGSYAELAADPGVDVVYVATPHAFHFEGAMLCVEAGKAVLVEKPITLDLASTAQLVQAARTRGVFLMEAMWMRLNPAIRQIAQLVADGAIGSVSAIHADFGLQGPFAASHRLRDPLLGGGALLDLGVYPIHLVHLILGAPSTAHAWAHLTPERVDENTGVLLGYESGAVAALTCSINGASRNAASITGTDGRIDLPEGFMVPRSFVLNRPGKAAETFEVPFEGSGYQFEAAEVQRSLLAGELESPLMTHDTTLEVMGLLDSLRDQIGVLY
- a CDS encoding DUF402 domain-containing protein; this encodes MPSEMVRVIYTKYDGSAHRDYPARRLAEDDLGIWVGVTRGTASVYHGRPSVEQIPFVLLIPHHAWWTGMFNPPPRTSEVYCDITTPARWEGDTVHIIDLDLDAVRRRETGLVELRDEDEFEEHRKAFGYPDDVVANAHAAARQLLASLGDGTEPFASHYRKHLLEVTQ
- a CDS encoding inorganic phosphate transporter, with product MDAALIAVIAVIIAAMVFDYTNGFHDAANAIATSVSTRALTPRVALLMAAVGNFIGAHLGTEVAKTVGDGLVDLPVGVPSLGVVFAGVVGAIIWNLITWYFGLPSSSSHALFGGLVGATLVASIGVVQWGNILTKVLIPMVLSPVVGLILGFLMMVAIMWIFRRGHPGKLNRGFRHAQTASAAAMSVGHGMQDAAKTMGIVVLALYTGGYQSDSSHIPEWVYWASATMLAAGTYSGGWRIIRTLGRKIIDLGPAEGFAAETVASSVLYFNALVLHAPISTTHTITSAIMGVGATKRLSAVRWNVAGNIVIAWITTFPAAALIACLVYFVVRPLFS
- a CDS encoding DUF47 domain-containing protein, which gives rise to MKFSFRPVEGAFYELFTKAALNLVKGTELLNELALPGVDVQSVADRLSDVEHDSDSITHELYKKINSTFITPFDREDIYSLGSQLDDVMDHLEAAGNLLYLYGLTALPSLPREMHELVTVLDQQAKITAEAMPRLRSMKGLEEYWIEINRLENDGDRAYRMLLVRLFSGEYDALTVLKMKEVVDELEAACDAFEHVANTVETIAVKES
- the sigJ gene encoding RNA polymerase sigma factor SigJ produces the protein MPSATVDEFEAQRSYLTAVAYRMLGNRTEAEDAVQEAWLRYAQHRDEIRDVRGWLTTVTARICLDQLNSARVRRAAYPGQWLPTYVVDPDADPAGRAELADQVSVALLVVLERLTPEQRVAFVLHDAFGVPFDEVAEVLDTTPAAARQHASRARRAASDGGIRHTAGLAEQRKVLNAFLMAAQSGDMRTLAAVLAPDVVAVSDGGGMVRTALNPVFGADKVARFWVGLLQNKLADVVDAKVEPVLVNGSAAVLLRGVRASGEQLLAVLTVAVDDGRITGLFNQQNPEKVLLGDL